CTATGTTAGTGACCTGGTCTTGGTGGTACTATTAGCTCCCACATACGTTACAGTTAGTGTCTTTCCAATTTTACACCGTGATCAGGCATTTTCATATTGCTCTGAGCGTTTAGACGCGTAATTACGGTATCGATTTATATCCGCCATGAATCAATATACAGTACTATTACTTATAATGCAATACTGATACTGTTTGACAATGAAACTGTTCTTACAATATGCCTACATGCACATGAAGGCATATTTTAATCGTAGTATAATAGTACAGAATATGGATGAGGCCTACTATAGGGCCTACCATATATAATATGGCATGAATTCGAAGGCAAATCAAATGCTATATGCCTTTGTTGATGAAACCAGAATAACCTCGTTCTGGGtaatcccctctcctcccacatcCATGGAAATATTGTTTTTTGGAATTTTGGCGTTATGTGCAATTTTAActacacttttacacaattttAAACTAACTGCCTTTTTGTGTTGGTTTTTGTAGGTAAGGATGCCTCGCTGGCCTTTATCAGCGGGGATTTCACTGAAAGCGGCCTTATAGATGATGTGTCCACCCTGTCTCCTTCGCAGGTGGTCGCTCTGTATGACTGGCTGGCCTTTTATCAGAAGGACTACACACCTATAGGTGTGTTAATtgacagtagcctatataaCTGAATGCTGGATACTTGGGGTGTGTAAACAGAATACCTACGTTCACTATTACCCTTGGTTTTGGTTCCAGGTCGACTGGTTGGTCGATTTTACACCGAGAAAGGGCTGCCCACAGAGGCCTTGATGAAGTTGGAGGAATTACTTTTCGAGGGTCAGAGGCTGAAGTCTCAGTTGCAGGCCGAGAGCCAGAAGTTCCCTTCTTGTAACTCAGAGTGGAGCCCCACCTTGGGAGGAAGAGTGTGGTGCTCAACCAAGAGGTATGGATTAAGTGCTATTCAGCCAACTTGGGTCAAATTACGGGAGATCCCAGAGGCTGTAACGTGTAGCTTACCGTTGCCAAACAGGATAGAAACCTTTTTTGTGGTTGATGCTGTCCACAAGATGGCGCCATTGTTTGAACTCAAGCCGTTTATTTTTCTGCAGCGGCGGAGTGGAAAGATCTTGGGCAGGGGTTCCCAGGAAGCTCTTCTCCCCTGGTTCCAGCCGTTCCCGATGTGTCTGCGTGGAAGACCCCTCATCCGGGAGCCCCAACATGCAGGACTATCAGGGCTGCCATCCAGACAGTGACTCTTGTACACTGGAAGTCTAGCCAGTGGTTTAACTTTTAGAGAATAAATAAGTATGTCAGCATAAAggctgtatatatattttgtttaaacttttatttattttaattcattccATTGCTCATTtcttttttccctcttttttaTAGCATTCTTGTACAGTCCAGGTAGCCTGTGATTTTTCCAGTACTCATGTTTTGATGTCTCGTCCATACATTTTTTTACTGTAAAATATCTTCAATATAACTACAAATAATCAAGTAATATAGTTGAAAGTACGTTTTTTGAGGATCATTAAAAATGCTTTACTGTGACTTGTTTTTACAAATTTTGTAAGATTTATTTATCTGAGGTTATTTTACTTTTGGTATTACTCAGAAAATTCTGCTGTTTAAGCCCACACCACAACCAAGGAGTTTCTAGCGATTTGCTTCATTAAACCCGTCATAGAATGTGGGAATGGTAATGAAAGAAACACAAGCACATTCTTGTTCTGATGACCTTTATGTAAATCTGTCCTCCCGTTCTCTAAAAGGATACACAGGGAGGAACAGGCTAGATATCTGAGCATACAGATACAATACACTGTGCATAAAAGATTAACAGAggccaagatttttttttttttttttaagtttgtcACAATGACAAGCACAAACTGCATTAGGTACAAAACAGTTGTAGTGGTCAAAAATATCACATTTATCTGTACAATTTAACAATACCTAAAGCGGCCCCTCTCCAAGCCACCCCTCAGCCACTTAATCTCCTTAGTGATCCAAAATGTCCTCTTGATAAAGTGCACCTGTTAGGCCAAGCAATCAAGAAGCATTAAAACGTGATCAAGACGACTGGactcggccaatcagaggcttgtgttgaccaatcacaacacaaaccccGTAAGAGGCCGATAAAAATGGAATGTAATCCTTTTGTGAGCAAagcacatatatatttatatgtatatattatgatTATGACAAGATTTGAAGGCTAAAAATAATGACATGCTAAAGGCATAATCGGTCTTTGAGATTTAATTTGGATTATATTGAGATTTCCTTTCTGGACTGTTTACAAACTGGAAACccattatttaaaaaacgtTTTAAGATTAACCATTTTTATCAAATTGGAATAGGGTTTCTGACAGTATGGTTGCAGTATATGTGCAAACCGGCCATTTGTTTATGCAAGCGTTGGTCTCTGCCACTGTAGTGCCatacattgttttgtttttgttcaaaaACAATATTATAAACTATGGTTCAAGGAGGAGCTGAACCATATCTAAGAACATTTGTTTTTCGTTTCTCACATACTGTGCGTTTACTTTCGCATCTGTTCAGACAACATCTGCTTGAGGAAATGACGATGGCCGTATAGATGAAGGCTTATGAGTGGATGCTTAATAAATGCTAAGAGCCCTGAGGAGGAATCTCAAGGGGATTTTAATTCAAAGCTGAACCCTGCCGTCTATGAAACGATTATATATGGTAGTATCCATGGGCAGTTTGTTTCCTCCAAAGTGATGACTCAACAGAAAAGAGGGCCTCCTTCTCTGTAGGCGGATGTGATGGTCCGCGCACACGTTCATAATCGTTTCATGAtccataaaaaagaaaaagcactTGAGATGTTTAGCCCAACAAAAAACAATCGTAAAACCGTCCCATTCCATGCATACTTGTTCAACCCGTTGCCAAAACTGGCAACAAGCTTCTCATACTCTCGCataggatcacacacacacacacacacacacacacacacacacacacacacacacacacacacacacacacacacacacacacacacacacacacacacacacacacacacacacacacacacacacaatttttgtTTCAACTTCTACTTGGGGGAGTCCCTCCGGAACATTGATAATTTCTAgaagagtataatagtgtgcaGGCGGTGGTTCAAGGATATGAAGAGGTCCCCCCGCTACTGTAGTCCTTGCTATACGGGCCCCTTGCCAAGTTCACCTCTGAGCCtcgggtgggagggtgggagggtggggtggcGGGGTTAGCCAGAGCCAAGTGCACCCTAGGACACCCCTCCCAACGTCATGACATCAAAGCAAATGTCACACACTCTCACGGGCTTGGTGAGGTCAAACTTGATGATGGGGATCTCCTTGATCGAGCACTTGTGGCAGAGCAGGCGCCCACAGTGGCGgctggagagagcgagatagatcgagagggagagagaacgagatggATCGAGAGATAGATCGAGAGATAGatcgagagagaacgagagagagagttagagagaacgagatagatcgagagagagaacgagagagagagaacgagagaacgagaaagagagagagagaatgagatagattgagagagagatagatcgagatagatcgagagagagatagatcgagagagagaacgagatagatcgagagagagagatggatcgagagagaacgagatagattcgagagaacgagagagagagagagagagaaaaaagagtgagACGTGGGTAAGTTTGACGTACGGCAGAGTATAAAACAGCCGACCGCTGTACTAAACAGTCAAAGAATGGTATGTTACACGACTGACCAGTGATGCTTTCGTGTGGTGACGCCAAACTTGTTAGCACACTCGTAGCAGTTGGATCCGTCACACCACGGGGGCTCTTTGGTCAGCATATCTAGTCCGACCAGCCGACAGGGAAAAAAACAGGGATTATTACCTCACATTCACACCTTTCCTCTCtcaaattattatcattatttttaaaAATGCAAGGTTGCTACAGTGTGCGGGTGTTTAACCTAGTAGGCGGAAGAGGAGTTGTTTGGTGGCCACTTGGTAGTTGAAGATGTTGACTCCTTGGTTGTTGTTGACCCCCAGGCGCGCGCCGGCCCGAACTATCGCGCGGCACAAGTTGGCGTTTCCCTTCATGTAGGCCAGCAGCAGAactggaggaggacaggggggtGTTCAGTCCGCCGGAGAGAGAAGACCAAACACAACTCACGTGGAACCGGGCGGCCGACCTCCAAAAGGGGTTCCCTACCCGTGTTGCCCTCGTTGTCCGGTTTGTCCAGGGGATACTCGGCCATGCACTCCAGGAACAACTCAAAGATGGCCGCAGCGTTCTCCTTCCCATAATGCCCCAGGACGTGCATCGGCGACTGACCCCTGTGGAGAGGGCAGACAGTTAAGATAGTCAGGATTAATCTCTATCCGTCTGTCCGTGGAGTGACATCCTTCGGAGGAAACTAATGATGGGAGGTGTACCCAAGATGAAGGCACTAGGGCCTCGGTTACACTACAGAAAAGCAGTTTTGGTTTAATTTATTATCACAATATTATATGCCTGATGCAGGCTTTTCCAGGCAAGATTGCAGGCTATTGGGACTGGTTTGAATTACTCGGCCAGGTAACTGCAAACACATGTTGTGTGCACACTACGATAAATGTGTTCACAATACGGGCCACCCAACTTTGGGATGGTAATACCAGGTTGCATTAAAAGATCCCAATGTGACCGAGATCCGATCCTGCGGATACACCCAGATGTTGCATTGAAATGAAGAGTGTAATTAAGCCTGAGGTGTTCCTGGGGTTGAAGATGCTAGGCATACCTGAGGTTGAAGGCTTCGGCGTCAACGTTGGACTCTGTGAGGAGCACTCGGACGTTGTTCAGTCGAGCCTGCATCACAGCTAGGTGCAGAGCTGCAGGACAACAGAGCATTGGTCagacaccatgcacacacacaaacaatgtccTCCACACAACATTGGCCAATTACACTAATCTCTAAAGAACTCTACCTTTAAAAAAAGGCATCTGCTtattcaacataaaaaaaacaacaacaacacttgtATAAATGATATACAAAACAAGAAAGTTATGATGGATCGAAATGTCGGACGCACTGAAGATTGCTTGTAGCTTTTAAGGACTATACACATATTGATTATTCAATCACCCACGCATAATAGCATTCAATACACAGAAGCCTTGGATGGTTACCATTACTGCCGTTCTCGTCAGCGGCGGCGAAGTCCACCCCGTTCTCCAGCAGCACGGAGCAGATGGTAGCGAGGTCTTGCTGGGCGGCGAGGTGCAgagccgtctgtctgtgtttggtcAGTGCGTTCACCTTGGCCCCAGCCAGCAACTGGAGACGGTTTCACAAATTGATCAATCAAGTCCATTGCAGTAGAAACGCATAGCCGGGATATCAGCCAGCCATAGAGCACATCAGATAAAAAACGTATACATAAAAAGCACAGTATTTAAAGTATATTCAAATTCCATTGGCAGGGGTATCAATTGTGTAGTTGCAGGTCCAGTTACAGACATATTATATTCATGTAGGAAATTTCCCATCCCCGACTGCCTTAGCTACAACTATATATGAATCATGTGTTGTTGCCACAGAATGAATGCATGACTATCAGGCATGTTTCTTCTATGGACTGATACTGATGCCATGTTATTAAATTGTCAGCTACTTATTGGCCTATTCCGATTAAATATCG
The Gadus morhua chromosome 7, gadMor3.0, whole genome shotgun sequence DNA segment above includes these coding regions:
- the cyb5d2 gene encoding neuferricin isoform X1 encodes the protein MVGYGFIQTILMEIRMYGDAFFAVASVLVAILIIPSDWSMKLTNEWTQEPHMRVLSRDELSLYDGASGSKGLYLAIIGQVFDVQKGDRHYGVNGGYHGMAGKDASLAFISGDFTESGLIDDVSTLSPSQVVALYDWLAFYQKDYTPIGRLVGRFYTEKGLPTEALMKLEELLFEGQRLKSQLQAESQKFPSCNSEWSPTLGGRVWCSTKSGGVERSWAGVPRKLFSPGSSRSRCVCVEDPSSGSPNMQDYQGCHPDSDSCTLEV
- the cyb5d2 gene encoding neuferricin isoform X2, producing MSRKETGTMGLMVVIMEWQVVALYDWLAFYQKDYTPIGRLVGRFYTEKGLPTEALMKLEELLFEGQRLKSQLQAESQKFPSCNSEWSPTLGGRVWCSTKSGGVERSWAGVPRKLFSPGSSRSRCVCVEDPSSGSPNMQDYQGCHPDSDSCTLEV